The Megalops cyprinoides isolate fMegCyp1 chromosome 9, fMegCyp1.pri, whole genome shotgun sequence genome has a window encoding:
- the cep57 gene encoding centrosomal protein of 57 kDa isoform X1 — METTSESAVAWGTGETDRRPGHSRGHAMSDTVSLPSFAEYPSDRPFLSADLHPRRFHSRTVRAFPESNSAAILSALKNLQEKIRRLELERSQAEENLQRLSQETSQYKKVLEGEREGSSGSRQRDQELSTLLAATESRCNLLEKQLEYMRKMVRNAESERTAVLKQQVSLEKDKSDDHGEVQAKLEKLDMLEQEYMKLTETQNLAESKIRELERKLQEEEHQRKLVQDKAAQLQTGLEANRILLQSVSPSPPRAKKDRKKKSAAKKPLQQYQSYAQPHYRLSLGDVPFVAGTVSKSTSTSHSVRANVQHVLHLMKQHNRQLCNDRVLSGVPLARRSSHPTSSTNGKKSSASRSSSSSSSSSSSSGELSELLLALQDEFGHMSFEHQELVKQIQDSRSDCLRQDLERELESLVKRMEGKGEQIAKVRRHQAQLEKLKKESRSQRGHPGEVKVTTTVTTRGRGARQVKVQPGSRSKDSLRLLKDMQSLQTSLRSDQVHWDY; from the exons GACCGCAGGCCTGGCCACTCTCGGGGACACGCAATGTCGGACACCGTATCCCTACCATCCTTCGCCGAGTACCCCTCGGACCGGCCTTTTCTAAGCGCAGACCTCCACCCGCGCCGGTTCCACAGCAGGACTGTGAGGGCTTTCCCAGAGAGCAACAGTGCAG CCATCCTGTCTGCGCTGAAGAATCTGCAGGAGAAGATCCGgaggctggagctggagaggtCCCAGGCAGAGGAGAACCTGCAGCGGCTGTCTCAAGAAACCTCCCAGTACAAGAAGGTCctggagggtgagagggagggcagCAGCGGAAGCCGCCAACGCGACCAAG AGCTAAGCACACTACTGGCTGCGACCGAGTCCCGCTGTAACCTCCTGGAGAAGCAGCTGGAGTACATGAGGAAGATGGTGCGCAATGCTGAGTCAGAGAGGACGGCTGTGCTGAAGCAGCAG gtCTCCCTAGAGAAGGATAAATCAGATGACCATGGGGAAGTTCAGGCCAAGTTGGAGAAGCTGGACATGTTGGAGCAGGAGTACATGAAACTCACAGAGACTCAAAACCTGGCAGAG AGTAAGATCCGAGAGCTGGAGCGCaaactgcaggaggaggagcaccAGAGGAAGCTAGTCCAAGACAAGGCTGCCCAG TTACAGACAGGGTTAGAGGCCAATCGCATCTTGCTCCAGTCAGTGTCACCCAGCCCTCCCAGAGCtaagaaagacaggaaaaagaagTCTGCTGCCAAG AAGCCCTTGCAGCAGTATCAGTCCTACGCACAACCGCATTACAGACTGAGCCTAGGAGACGTGCCCTTTGTGGCTGGAACAGTAAGTAAG TCCACAAGTACGAGCCACTCAGTCCGTGCCAACGTCCAGCACGTCCTGCACCTTATGAAGCAGCACAACCGGCAGCTTTGCAACGACCGCGTGCTTAGCGGGGTGCCATTGGCCAGAAGGTCCTCCCATCCAACCTCTTCCACCAATGGGAAGAAGTCTTCTGCCAGCCGCTCAAGCAgtagctcctcctcctcttcctccagcagcGGGGAGCTGTCAGAGCTCCTACTGGCCTTGCAGGATGAGTTTGGCCACATGAGTTT TGAGCACCAGGAGCTGGTAAAGCAGATCCAGGACTCGCGGTCTGATTGTCTGCGGCAGGAcctggagagggagctggaaaGCCTGGTGAAGAGGATGGAAGGCAAAGGGGAGCAGATCGCCAAGGTGCGGCGGCACCAAGCACAG TTGGAAAAGTTGAAGAAGGAGTCGAGGAGCCAGAGGGGACATCCCGGTGAGGTGAAGGTGACCACCACAGTCACCACACGAGGCAGGGGCGCCAGACAAGTCAAAGTCCAGCCAGGGAGCAGAAGCAAAGACAGCCTGAGGCTGCTGAAGGACATGCAGAGCCTCCAGACCTCCCTGCGCAGTGACCAGGTCCACTGGGACtactga
- the cep57 gene encoding centrosomal protein of 57 kDa isoform X2, whose translation METTSESAVAWGTGETDRRPGHSRGHAMSDTVSLPSFAEYPSDRPFLSADLHPRRFHSRTVRAFPESNSAAILSALKNLQEKIRRLELERSQAEENLQRLSQETSQYKKVLEGEREGSSGSRQRDQELSTLLAATESRCNLLEKQLEYMRKMVRNAESERTAVLKQQVSLEKDKSDDHGEVQAKLEKLDMLEQEYMKLTETQNLAESKIRELERKLQEEEHQRKLVQDKAAQLQTGLEANRILLQSVSPSPPRAKKDRKKKSAAKKPLQQYQSYAQPHYRLSLGDVPFVAGTSTSTSHSVRANVQHVLHLMKQHNRQLCNDRVLSGVPLARRSSHPTSSTNGKKSSASRSSSSSSSSSSSSGELSELLLALQDEFGHMSFEHQELVKQIQDSRSDCLRQDLERELESLVKRMEGKGEQIAKVRRHQAQLEKLKKESRSQRGHPGEVKVTTTVTTRGRGARQVKVQPGSRSKDSLRLLKDMQSLQTSLRSDQVHWDY comes from the exons GACCGCAGGCCTGGCCACTCTCGGGGACACGCAATGTCGGACACCGTATCCCTACCATCCTTCGCCGAGTACCCCTCGGACCGGCCTTTTCTAAGCGCAGACCTCCACCCGCGCCGGTTCCACAGCAGGACTGTGAGGGCTTTCCCAGAGAGCAACAGTGCAG CCATCCTGTCTGCGCTGAAGAATCTGCAGGAGAAGATCCGgaggctggagctggagaggtCCCAGGCAGAGGAGAACCTGCAGCGGCTGTCTCAAGAAACCTCCCAGTACAAGAAGGTCctggagggtgagagggagggcagCAGCGGAAGCCGCCAACGCGACCAAG AGCTAAGCACACTACTGGCTGCGACCGAGTCCCGCTGTAACCTCCTGGAGAAGCAGCTGGAGTACATGAGGAAGATGGTGCGCAATGCTGAGTCAGAGAGGACGGCTGTGCTGAAGCAGCAG gtCTCCCTAGAGAAGGATAAATCAGATGACCATGGGGAAGTTCAGGCCAAGTTGGAGAAGCTGGACATGTTGGAGCAGGAGTACATGAAACTCACAGAGACTCAAAACCTGGCAGAG AGTAAGATCCGAGAGCTGGAGCGCaaactgcaggaggaggagcaccAGAGGAAGCTAGTCCAAGACAAGGCTGCCCAG TTACAGACAGGGTTAGAGGCCAATCGCATCTTGCTCCAGTCAGTGTCACCCAGCCCTCCCAGAGCtaagaaagacaggaaaaagaagTCTGCTGCCAAG AAGCCCTTGCAGCAGTATCAGTCCTACGCACAACCGCATTACAGACTGAGCCTAGGAGACGTGCCCTTTGTGGCTGGAACA TCCACAAGTACGAGCCACTCAGTCCGTGCCAACGTCCAGCACGTCCTGCACCTTATGAAGCAGCACAACCGGCAGCTTTGCAACGACCGCGTGCTTAGCGGGGTGCCATTGGCCAGAAGGTCCTCCCATCCAACCTCTTCCACCAATGGGAAGAAGTCTTCTGCCAGCCGCTCAAGCAgtagctcctcctcctcttcctccagcagcGGGGAGCTGTCAGAGCTCCTACTGGCCTTGCAGGATGAGTTTGGCCACATGAGTTT TGAGCACCAGGAGCTGGTAAAGCAGATCCAGGACTCGCGGTCTGATTGTCTGCGGCAGGAcctggagagggagctggaaaGCCTGGTGAAGAGGATGGAAGGCAAAGGGGAGCAGATCGCCAAGGTGCGGCGGCACCAAGCACAG TTGGAAAAGTTGAAGAAGGAGTCGAGGAGCCAGAGGGGACATCCCGGTGAGGTGAAGGTGACCACCACAGTCACCACACGAGGCAGGGGCGCCAGACAAGTCAAAGTCCAGCCAGGGAGCAGAAGCAAAGACAGCCTGAGGCTGCTGAAGGACATGCAGAGCCTCCAGACCTCCCTGCGCAGTGACCAGGTCCACTGGGACtactga
- the LOC118783194 gene encoding myotubularin-related protein 2-like isoform X2: protein MEKSGSTDSGECKPFSSRQPSVDSIASTSTCPSDRSSHLKPPVTHSSDALSTSTEVSLELQVGTSITTLGNCHKLAQEEPQLIPKESIQDIAKEVTYICPFSGAIRGTLSVTNYRLFFKCTDRDTAFALDLPLGVINRIEKIGGVSGRSEVSYGLVCKDMRNLRFAHKVQEGSFKKSIFEVLMKFAFPLSYGMEIFAFQYGQIFPESGWKVYDALSEYKRQGLPNESWRITKMNEHYELCDTYPATLVVPVTIPDEELKRVAAFRAKGRIPVLSWIHPESQATVTRCSQPMVGVNGKRSKDDEKYLQAIMDANAQSHKLFIFDARPSVNAAANKMKGGGYESEDAYQNAELVFLDIHNIHVMRESLRKLKEVVYPNIEESRWLSNLESTHWLEHIKLILAGALRIADKVESGRTSVVVHCSDGWDRTAQLTSLSMLMLDAHYRTLRGFQELVEKEWLSFGHRFQLRVGHGDRNHSDADRSPVFLQFIDCVWQMTRQFPSAFEFNEYFLITILDHLYSCLFGTFLGNSEQQRVKEELPERTVSLWSYINSQLEEFTNPLYVNYSNHVLFPVVSMRHLELWVGYYVRWNPRMRPQEPIHQRYKELLAKRAELQNRVEELQREVANRSGPSSEKAGSPTVAPVQT from the exons atggaaaagagtGGCAGCACCGACAGTGGTGAATGTAAACCGTTTTCGTCCAGACAGCCGAGTGTGGACTCAATAGCGAG TACTTCCACATGTCCTTCTGACCGATCTTCACACCTAAAGCCCCCAGTGACTCACTCCTCCGATGCCTTATCCACCTCCACGGAGGTCTCCCTGGAGCTCCAGGTAGGCACTTCAATAACC ACGCTCGGGAATTGTCATAAATTGGCACAAGAGGAACCACAGTTAATACCGAAGGAGTCAATACAGGACATTG CTAAAGAGGTCACCTACATCTGTCCCTTTAGTGGTGCCATTAGAGGAACTTTGTCTGTCACCAATTACAggttatttttcaaatgcacagaCAGG GATACGGCATTTGCGCTGGATCTTCCCCTGGGAGTGATTAACCGGATTGAGAAGATTGGAGGGGTCTCAGGTCGCAGCGAGGTGTCCTATGGGCTCGTCTGCAAG GACATGCGGAATCTTCGGTTTGCACACAAAGTGCAGGAAGGCTCTTTCAAGAAGTCCATATTTGAGGTTTTAATGAAGTTTGCCTTTCCTCTCTCATACGGCATG GAAATCTTTGCCTTTCAATATGGGCAGATTTTCCCAGAGAGTGGGTGGAAGGTGTATGACGCCCTCTCAGAGTACAAGAGACAG GGCTTGCCCAATGAGAGCTGGAGAATAACGAAGATGAATGAGCACTACGAGCTGTGTGACACCTACCCTGCTACCCTGGTGGTACCGGTCACCATTCCTGATGAAGAGCTGAAGAGGGTGGCAGCGTTCAGAGCCAAGGGCAGAATTCCT GTCCTGTCCTGGATTCACCCGGAGAGCCAGGCCACAGTGACACGCTGCAGTCAGCCCATGGTGGGGGTCAACGGCAAGCGCAGCAAGGATGATGAGAAGTACCTGCAAGCCATCATGGACGCCAACGCCCAGTCGCACAAACTCTTCATCTTCGACGCGCGTCCAAGCGTCAACGCCGCAGCAAACAAG ATGAAAGGGGGTGGCTACGAGAGCGAGGACGCCTATCAGAACGCGGAGCTTGTGTTCCTGGACATCCACAACATCCATGTGATGCGGGAGTCCCTCCGCAAGCTGAAGGAGGTGGTGTACCCCAACATTGAGGAGTCCCGCTGGCTGTCCAACCTGGAGTCCACCCACTGGCTAGAGCACATCAAG CTGATCCTGGCCGGGGCGCTGCGCATCGCGGACAAGGTGGAGTCTGGGAGGACGTCGGTGGTGGTGCACTGCAGCGACGGCTGGGACCGCACCGCCCagctcacctctctctccatgctGATGCTGGACGCCCACTACCGTACCCTCCGCGGCTTCcaggagctggtggagaagGAGTGGCTGAGTTTTGGCCACCGCTTCCAGCTG AGAGTAGGGCATGGAGACAGGAACCACTCGGATGCAGACCGCTCACCTGTCTTCCTGCAGTTCATTGACTGCGTTTGGCAGATGACCCGACAG ttcCCCTCAGCGTTTGAGTTCAATGAGTACTTCCTGATCACCATTCTGGATCACCTCTATAGCTGCCTTTTTGGGACCTTCCTGGGTAACAGTGAACAGCAGCGTGTGAAGGAA GAGCTGCCGGAGAGGACAGTCTCGCTGTGGTCTTACATCAACAGCCAGCTGGAGGAGTTCACCAACCCCCTGTACGTCAACTACTCCAATCATGTGCTGTTCCCTGTGGTTAGCATGCGCCACCTAGAGCTGTGGGTGGGGTACTACGTTCGATGGAATCCTCGAATGAGACCACAA gAGCCTATACACCAACGGTACAAAGAGCTGCTGGCCAAGCGGGCGGAGCTACAGAACAGGGTGGAGGAGCTTCAGCGTGAGGTGGCCAATCGCTCAGGCCCGTCCTCTGAGAAGGCGGGGTCTCCCACCGTTGCGCCTGTGCAGACCTGA
- the LOC118783194 gene encoding myotubularin-related protein 2-like isoform X1, with protein MEKSGSTDSGECKPFSSRQPSVDSIASTSTCPSDRSSHLKPPVTHSSDALSTSTEVSLELQTLGNCHKLAQEEPQLIPKESIQDIAKEVTYICPFSGAIRGTLSVTNYRLFFKCTDRDTAFALDLPLGVINRIEKIGGVSGRSEVSYGLVCKDMRNLRFAHKVQEGSFKKSIFEVLMKFAFPLSYGMEIFAFQYGQIFPESGWKVYDALSEYKRQGLPNESWRITKMNEHYELCDTYPATLVVPVTIPDEELKRVAAFRAKGRIPVLSWIHPESQATVTRCSQPMVGVNGKRSKDDEKYLQAIMDANAQSHKLFIFDARPSVNAAANKMKGGGYESEDAYQNAELVFLDIHNIHVMRESLRKLKEVVYPNIEESRWLSNLESTHWLEHIKLILAGALRIADKVESGRTSVVVHCSDGWDRTAQLTSLSMLMLDAHYRTLRGFQELVEKEWLSFGHRFQLRVGHGDRNHSDADRSPVFLQFIDCVWQMTRQFPSAFEFNEYFLITILDHLYSCLFGTFLGNSEQQRVKEELPERTVSLWSYINSQLEEFTNPLYVNYSNHVLFPVVSMRHLELWVGYYVRWNPRMRPQEPIHQRYKELLAKRAELQNRVEELQREVANRSGPSSEKAGSPTVAPVQT; from the exons atggaaaagagtGGCAGCACCGACAGTGGTGAATGTAAACCGTTTTCGTCCAGACAGCCGAGTGTGGACTCAATAGCGAG TACTTCCACATGTCCTTCTGACCGATCTTCACACCTAAAGCCCCCAGTGACTCACTCCTCCGATGCCTTATCCACCTCCACGGAGGTCTCCCTGGAGCTCCAG ACGCTCGGGAATTGTCATAAATTGGCACAAGAGGAACCACAGTTAATACCGAAGGAGTCAATACAGGACATTG CTAAAGAGGTCACCTACATCTGTCCCTTTAGTGGTGCCATTAGAGGAACTTTGTCTGTCACCAATTACAggttatttttcaaatgcacagaCAGG GATACGGCATTTGCGCTGGATCTTCCCCTGGGAGTGATTAACCGGATTGAGAAGATTGGAGGGGTCTCAGGTCGCAGCGAGGTGTCCTATGGGCTCGTCTGCAAG GACATGCGGAATCTTCGGTTTGCACACAAAGTGCAGGAAGGCTCTTTCAAGAAGTCCATATTTGAGGTTTTAATGAAGTTTGCCTTTCCTCTCTCATACGGCATG GAAATCTTTGCCTTTCAATATGGGCAGATTTTCCCAGAGAGTGGGTGGAAGGTGTATGACGCCCTCTCAGAGTACAAGAGACAG GGCTTGCCCAATGAGAGCTGGAGAATAACGAAGATGAATGAGCACTACGAGCTGTGTGACACCTACCCTGCTACCCTGGTGGTACCGGTCACCATTCCTGATGAAGAGCTGAAGAGGGTGGCAGCGTTCAGAGCCAAGGGCAGAATTCCT GTCCTGTCCTGGATTCACCCGGAGAGCCAGGCCACAGTGACACGCTGCAGTCAGCCCATGGTGGGGGTCAACGGCAAGCGCAGCAAGGATGATGAGAAGTACCTGCAAGCCATCATGGACGCCAACGCCCAGTCGCACAAACTCTTCATCTTCGACGCGCGTCCAAGCGTCAACGCCGCAGCAAACAAG ATGAAAGGGGGTGGCTACGAGAGCGAGGACGCCTATCAGAACGCGGAGCTTGTGTTCCTGGACATCCACAACATCCATGTGATGCGGGAGTCCCTCCGCAAGCTGAAGGAGGTGGTGTACCCCAACATTGAGGAGTCCCGCTGGCTGTCCAACCTGGAGTCCACCCACTGGCTAGAGCACATCAAG CTGATCCTGGCCGGGGCGCTGCGCATCGCGGACAAGGTGGAGTCTGGGAGGACGTCGGTGGTGGTGCACTGCAGCGACGGCTGGGACCGCACCGCCCagctcacctctctctccatgctGATGCTGGACGCCCACTACCGTACCCTCCGCGGCTTCcaggagctggtggagaagGAGTGGCTGAGTTTTGGCCACCGCTTCCAGCTG AGAGTAGGGCATGGAGACAGGAACCACTCGGATGCAGACCGCTCACCTGTCTTCCTGCAGTTCATTGACTGCGTTTGGCAGATGACCCGACAG ttcCCCTCAGCGTTTGAGTTCAATGAGTACTTCCTGATCACCATTCTGGATCACCTCTATAGCTGCCTTTTTGGGACCTTCCTGGGTAACAGTGAACAGCAGCGTGTGAAGGAA GAGCTGCCGGAGAGGACAGTCTCGCTGTGGTCTTACATCAACAGCCAGCTGGAGGAGTTCACCAACCCCCTGTACGTCAACTACTCCAATCATGTGCTGTTCCCTGTGGTTAGCATGCGCCACCTAGAGCTGTGGGTGGGGTACTACGTTCGATGGAATCCTCGAATGAGACCACAA gAGCCTATACACCAACGGTACAAAGAGCTGCTGGCCAAGCGGGCGGAGCTACAGAACAGGGTGGAGGAGCTTCAGCGTGAGGTGGCCAATCGCTCAGGCCCGTCCTCTGAGAAGGCGGGGTCTCCCACCGTTGCGCCTGTGCAGACCTGA